The genomic window gtaaATACGGCCCCTGATGTTTACATTGAACGGAATACGATAATAATGATGAGCCAACCCACCTACGTAACAGAAGATCattgctttttgctgtttttatgctgtactacagactattctgcctttcaatttgtatttcagtgagaaatgattttattaacataatcatgctttgtatagtgaaatcataaaaaaaagatatatatatattttttttttattattttaaattggtcatgggtccggataggaccgtcacttGGTCCGGACCCAGACCGCGGTCcaccgtttggagatgcctgacCTAGAGGGTCTGAAAACCAGACCAGAGGGTAACCGTCGGGGCCTTCTAGGCCCTCTGAGGGCCTCAGCTATTCTAGATATTctaattttatttttgtgtttattttaacaATCATCATTTTGACTAAAATGTTTTGTAGGAAAATAACCCTTCAAAAGAGCCTGTTAAATTAGTGTTTGTACGTGAAGGGTTAAAAGAAAGAAGCCACTTTGGGAGCAGAATGCTGCTGACTCTGCAGTTGTTGGGAAGGAAAATGCTAAGCAGCCCTGTGATTGGTGGGCCCGCTATCATTTCACAGTGGGTTGAAAAATTGACCAATCATATCTTCCCTCTGAATGTGTTGGCCACCAACTATCGTGATACCTGTGGGGGATGGGATTAGCAGGGAGCAAAAGCTTTATGTCTGTGTTTGATTTGTCTGCTGTCCTGCGTTTTGCACACCAGGTTgtctatatatagatgtatgtcgatatatgtctatatattctaCTGAAGTGCACAGACAGCTTGTGGGATGCGACATTTGGCAGGAAGATTTGTATTTTGCTACAGAGATAGCTTCTGTTTAGTTTTGGTgatcactctcactccctccatgCTGTTTGCTTGTTGCATTGCTACAGCTGGAATAGCGTATTCATGTTGTTTCAGAGCTGGAATTGTCACAGGTGACTTCCAGCAGTACTATAAATAGGACACAGTAAGGGTCAGGGGGGTCAGAGGGCCAAGGCTTAACATCCACGGTCAGCTACTGCACTAGACTAACATTGGACCACCAAGAACCAGTCATCcattttgcaggctgaacggtTGCTACGAGGCCCTGGAGGGCGGAAATACGGCCGAGGCCCTGATAGACTTCACCGGGGGAGTCTCGGAGACACTGACCCTCGACCCCCGGACCCTACATTGCCATGCCGACCAGCAGAGAGCGCTGTACAACACGCTCAGTAGGGCCAACGACCGCCGAGCCCTGATCACCTGCTTCATACGGGTCAGCCAATGTCAGCTTCCTACCTTCCTTTGTTCTCTCCCTTATGGCCTTGTTccctcctttcttcctcccttATCCTTCCTACCTACCCATGATGTCACCCAGCTGAAATCATTATATGAAGACATCGTCGGCTCTGATTTGTACACATGACATCGTCATGACATTGTCACCTCATTCAGGTGTACTCAATCTTTGGTGCAGTTTATtgaacaatatatattttacaattCGATTTTGGATTTCATCAGAATTACACATGTCCTTGAAAGAACCATTACAAATCAATGCTCCAACAATGTCTCCTTAGTTTACCTCAAAGTCTCGTCATGTATATTTTATGAGGTgagcagcgctcaactattgttattCTTCggcttttttcttttgttctttccttattattctctacaaacgtTGGGCCCTTACTTATTCCCTCATGTCTGAACTGGAGCCTCCATTccacttttaaaatgtcaatagTAGCCTGGAATCGATCGCTAATAGTTTTAATTGTAAATacttaaatacaaatatttaaaatatgcaacttttttgtcattttctaattgaagtcaatgggaggacgatGAAGCCGTGGTCAATGTTGAAGAATTCGaaaatgtaacaaaaaaacacactttgATTGTGGATCTTTTCTCGTTAATTTCaaaccattttatttatttgtttacattgtttactccatttagacttttgaactctttTCACTTAATTCACCATTCAACATTTCTTTACTTAAACTaagtggctttattaaaacacattttcgACCTGACTTTGCACTGCAGCATCCTACAATGCATTCTCTAGTTCAACATGTATCTTCTCTACGTGGGGTAGAATGATGAATCGATATGATGATGTTGACTGAAGGGGACCAGCGTGTCTGTGTCCCTCCCAGCCAGCAGAGGGCGAGGCGGTGGAGTCAGTGCTGGACTGCGGCCTGGTGCGCGGCCACGCCTACGGGGTGACCGCCCTTAGGAAGGTGTGGAAGGGGGACAACCTACTCAGCCGCAACGGGATGTCCCGCCTCCTCATGATACGCATGAGGAACCCCTGGGGCACCACGGACTGGACCGGCGCCTGGAGccagaggtgagggggtgaggaggtgaggagatgagagggtgagagggtgaggaggtatGAGGGTGAGGAGATGAGatggtgaggaggtgagagggtgaggttgTGAGGAGGTGAAAAGCTTAGGTgttgaggaggtgagagggtgaggaggtgtgaGAGCGTGAGGTGGTGAGGacgtgagagggtgaggaggtgaaagGTGAGGAgttgagggagaggagaagagagggtgaggaggtgcgagggtgaggtggtgaggaggtgagaggatgaggaggtgaggaggaggtgaggtggtgaggtggtTAGAGGTTGAGGttgtgagggggtgagaggatgaggagatgagagggtaaGGAGGTGAGATGGTGAGGGGGTCgaagaggtgaggaggtggagagggtgagtgggtgaggagctaagagggtgaggaggtgaggagttgagagggtgaggaggtgagagggtgaggagttgtgggtgaggagaagagaggttGAGGAGTTGAGAGGGTGAGTTGGTGAGAGTGTGAGGAAGTAAGAGGGTTAGGAGGTGAGATGGTGAGGGGAAGAAAGGGTGAGGAGTTGAGAGGGTGAgttggtgagagggtgagatggTGAGGAGGTGAAGAGCTTAGGAtgtgagagggtgagaaggtgtgagagtgagagggtgagacagtgaggaggtgagggggtcgAGGAGGTGAGAAGTTGAGAGGGTGaggtggtgagagggtgaggaggtgagaggctgaggaggtgaggagctaagagggtgaggaggtgaggagttgaggaggtgagagggtgaggtggtgaggaggtgagaggttgaggaggtgaggagatgagGGGGTGAGGTGGTGATAGGGTGAGAGGTTGATGTGGTGAGAAGGTTAGAGGGTCAAAAGTTTCTTGGTATGGTTTGGTGGTGGATGTGCTGTTTCATCTGCACCTCCCCTTCCTCTACAGATCTGATGAGTGGCAGCAGCTGAATTGCcctgagagagaaaaaatgggAATCCAAGTCCGAGATGTAGGAGAGTTTTGGTAGGTACCCTAGACCTTTCATGCATACAACGCCATTGAATATACTTGCAGAATAAACCTATGAGTTACCAATGGCCCATTATTGACAAGATCTGATAAAATATTTGTGGCAAAATAGTTTCTTGGCTAGGCAACGGCCTTCAACTCCCAACTTGTCCTTGGTACGATGCCAAATGTCCTGAGAgccacctgtaggcatccttgagcaagacgctgTTACCCCCTTTACCTCAATAACACTCACTCTATCTGGTTTGAATCCCTTGCGATAATAGCACCAACTACTAAGATATAAAGGTACACCATGAACCAGAGTCTTAGTGCATGTTCACCTTCTGGCAAATAAGTATTGCATCTCCCCGTCAGGACGGAGTTCTGTTCAAGTATTGTATCTCCCCATCAGGATGGAGTTCGGGGACTTCTGCCGCTACTTCACCGACGTGGTGCTGTGCCGCCTGGTGGAGAAGGCCCGGCTGTGGTCCGGCTCCcactggagggaggagagctgCTTCGGGGAATGGGCCCCGGCGCCGGGGGGCTCTCTTGATCATGGTGCCGTCCTCCGGTCCAGGGGCCCCACAGCGTGCCCCAggccagcaggaggaggaagaagagatggcAGGCAAAGAGGGGGCCGCAAGGAGCCCCGTCTCGGGGAGAGACGGCGGGCTGTGGCGAGAGGAGGTGGAAAAGAGAGGGTTGTGAAGGAGAAAGCAGGTGGAGCCAATGAAGAGGAGTCGCAGGGAAGGTggagcaaggaggaggaggaggagtcacagAGTGTAGAGGTGGAAGGAGAATGGGGGGCGTGTGTGGATAAGAGGAGTCGATGTGGGGGATGCATCAACCATATGGAGACGTTTCTACACAACCCACAGGTGCACCTCCTCCATGCGTGGCGAGAGGACTGGTCAAATATACAACTGTGTAACAATAACAGTGGATTGGAGTGCATATTATTTGGTTCATTTTTATGTTTTACTCTTATTATTTcgaaaggtgcagtgtgtaggatgTAGTGGACTATAGAGGTGAGGTTGAGGATTGCAACCAACCAAAAGTCtaaattacaaaaaatataGCACTCAATAATAAAGGTTATCAATTAAACCTTATCTTCTTCGTCAGGCACTTCTCTTCGTCTCCTTCTTAACGCTCCCtcctgtatgtctctctgtcagttCCTCCTGGAGGTCCGTGgtcgggaggaggaggtgctgatcTGTCTGCAGCAGGAAGACCGCAGGAGGCGCCggagagaggggcgaggagAAAACCTGCCCATCGGCTTCGAGGTGCTGAAGGTGATTAGAGTTTCCCTGAAATTGAGGATGAACTGCTATTTACCCAAGAATGACCAGGATCTCTTCGGTTAATGCATAAGTACGGCTGGACAAACTGATTTCAAAGTTATGCCGTTTACCACTAGAGGAAATGTATTAAACCTCCTCCTGTCCCTGAAAAACAGATCTCacacttttcctttttttgaagTTATCTTAcaaagaacaattaaaaatgctCGAAACATATAGATATAAATCTAATAATATGATCATAgtaattttaattaattataatcCTGCTTAAAATCTCAATAATAATATGTATCAAcagtaaaataaaagataaaatctAGTCAGCAAACTGTAAAAATGTAAGATGCATCgaacaaagaaacaaaacagaTCCAATGTCTGCCCTCATCAATAAGGCCAAGTACAGCATGCCTCCCTGTGTCTGGGCCGCCCAGGTGGAGGTGAACCGCAGCTCCAGGGTGCAGTGTCCGACGGAGCAGGAGGCCAGCTCCATCTACATGGACTCCCGCAGCGTCACCCTGAGGGGCACCCTGCCCTCAGGCCGCTACGCCGTGCTGCCCACTACTTTCCTGCCCGGCGCCAGTGGACGCTTCCTGCTGCGGGTCTTCTCCCacgcccacctccacctcaggtacccacgcccacctccacctcaggtACCCACGCCCACCTCCAGCTCAGGTACCCACGCCCACCTCCTGCTCAGGTACCCacgcccacctccacctcaggtACCCACGCCCACCTCCTGCTCAGGTACCCACGCCCACCTCCTGCTCAGGTACCCacgcccacctccacctcaggtACCCACGGCCACCTCCACGCGCACCTCCACCTCAGGTACCCACGCCCACCTCATGCTCAGGTACCCacgccctcctcctgctcaggTACCCacgcccacctccacctcaggtacccacgcccacctccacctcaggtacccacgcccacctccacctcaggtacccacgcccacctccacctcaggtACCCACGCCCACCTCCAGCTCAGGTACCCACGCCCACCTCCACGCGCACCTCCACCTCAGGTACCCACGCGCACCTCCACCTCAGCTGCCCACGCCCATCTCCACTTCAGGTACCCacgcccacctccacctcagttACTTACGCACTACTCCACctcaggtaataataataataaaataattcattctatttatatagcgcttttcaatgaccgaaagacgcttacagtgaagggggcgacgtaactcaccaccaccagtgtgtagcacccacttgggtgatgcacggcagccaatctgcgctaGAACGCTAACCACACACGAgcatgaggtggagagtgagggaattaatgagtcagccaattgtaCAGGAGGATTATTAGGGGGGCAGGACTGAAttagcctggttgggccaggacaccggggtaACCcttactctttgcgataagtgtcctgggatcttttatgatcacagtgagtcaggacctcagTTTTATGTCTCCTCCAAAGGACGGCGCCTTCTACAGCACAGTGTCtccgtcactgcactggggcatcgggTTTGATGAGTGAaggggccagagggaagagtaccacctattggccaccacccaacaccacttacagcacctggtattcccaggcggtctaccatccaagtactaaccagccccgaccctgcttagcttccgagatctgATGAGATCAGGTGTGTTCAGGGTTGTATGGCCGCCTTGTAGGtacccacacccacctccacctcaggtACCCACGCCCACCTCGACCTCAGGTACCCACGCCTATCTCCACCTCAGGTacccactcccccctccacccccacctccccctaaGGTAGGGCTATTCTCTAACCTCCACCTTAGCTAGGGGTCttatccacctccaccacaggGGTCTTCTCCCACCTCAAACTCCACCTCATGCCCAGGTGAGGAGCTATTGCTCatgtattattatgttattaattTATACACTGTTTAGTTTATTTTACCCGGTACTTCGGTTGTTTATTCATAGTTTATAGACTTTTTAtataattacaattattttatCATGCATGATACTTTTTTAGGTTATTTGATCAAAGTTTAAAGATATTATTAGGTTATTTGATCATAGTTTATACTTATTTAGGTTAACGATTTTACGATAATATTGAGGATATTTGTTCGAAATTTAAAGATATTATTTAGGTTATTTGAACATAGTTGAGACTTCTTTGGTTATTTGGTAACAGTTGATACTTGGATTGTATTCATTTAGGATAGAGGCAGAAAAAGGCTCCCAAAGTTCCTCAAGTTTCATTGAACCCTGAATGTTGGCAttctacctgtaggcctaccATAGCAAGAAGCCCTGACCCTTTCCCCATTCCTGATTAATGACATCTCAGGCCCCTGTCTACATAGAgtcgattttttggtgaaaccgcatgtCTTCTGCGTTTCGGTCGACCGTCCAGACGTATCCGGCcgatccggtgcccgaaaccgcacttTTCTGAAACTATGTCCCAGGGTGGTTTCAATTATATTCGGACCTATGCGGATTcatgttaggattcgtgtggacgcctgaaacgcaaacgatgacgtcattgcCCCCCAACCAACCAGGCAACGTCAGATTTGCGttgaactttaaaaaaaaatgttttattgtattctttttgtagcgtTAACTACagttactaactgtacatttgtgttttttctcaatTTATAAGGTTTAATCTCCtcatgactgaatgtttgtatacagcgcacAGGCTGTATGCGcacaggcttgatgcgctccacatTTTTTGgtgaaccagcgccttgaatatttactacagagtttctacagctcgatgcggtttcacAATGGAtctgtctttacggagatatatCTGAAAcgcatgaaacaaaaaacagatcgttttcgcccgtgtggacggggcctcataCTCTTCCTGTAAGCCTCCCAGAGCAAGGACCCTACCCTAATTACTCATTAATGTAGAAAAGGGAAATTAACTAAGGCTGTGAAGACCATAGATGTACATGAACTTATAGCTAAAGTACATTTTCACACATACTACAGAAAAATATAATACCATACCGAAGAATTCTCAAATTAATGTTTGCGGGCAGGGTTCGGAATAGCCTAATTGCGACGAATACGCTGAGGATAGCAGTATACAGCCAATTACATCTCCTAGGGTGAATTACTAGCGCTACCGCTAGTAATTGCTGCTTGGACTGACAGTTGGACTCCTCaaatgtgatggggggggggggcacttcaCAGCTATACCATAACAGATAATATATTTACAAAtatgacatttatttaaaaaaggctACTCGTCTTAATTTGGATAATATGGCCTTGGAAATAGGGAAATAAACTCAAAACGTTCCAgcttgaatctctctctctctctctctctctctctctctctctctctctctctctctctctctctctctctctctctagggagTTGAATGaagacctcccctccccctcttcattCCAGTGTTGTTTACCTGAGCCCTGGGTCGTGACCACCGTCCACCTGCAGAGGGCAGAGGTGCTCAGCCGTACCAAATACACAGGTATGAAATGTAGAGGACTGTTGGGGACACATGATATGAACATTCATGAGCTAGTTCTGTTCCTTTATGATTGACGTGGGTATCAtagaaaatatacattttacacTCGATTCAACTTTTCTTTCGTCAATTTGCGTCGATGTTTACGTTTTAATAATGCGGAATACCAACTTCATCGTGGCTAGGAGAGCGATTATTCGCCTGCTAAAGAAGGAGTTCCAGTTGAGGTATTACAAGTTATTACGTTTTGTTGAAGTTCATGTGATTGGGGTCACGGGTTAGTCAGTAATCTGGGGGAGAAGCGTTACATTGTGTGCGTAACCCCCAGAAAGACCCATCTAGACCACAAACTAGGGTGCCTTGCAGGTCCCATGATGTCACACGGCGTTGCTATTAAAAAAGGTTTCCTCTTTTTACTCCTGTTTAAACTTTCATCACTTCACTTTATCTGAGCTGGAGGCTGTGCATGCAACACATTCATGTAATTTGCATTTAGCCACCAAACGGAATAAACCTTTattacacgcacatgcacgcacgcacgcacgcacccacacacacacacacacacaaacacacacacacacacaaaggacatGCACCTTATTTACTATCCCCCTTGTCTCTTCACCCTTACCCTGAGCAAGACAACCAGCAGACGGGAGGATACAGCatggtctgtgtgattgtgtgtgtgtgtgattgtgtgtgtgtgtgtgtcccagcccCAGATGTCTATGCTGTGGTGCGTTGTGAGGACCGCGTAGTGAGGACTCGAGTGCACGAGCAGAACAGCAGCCCAGAGTTCAACCTGAGGACCATCTTCTACCGACGACAGCCCAGGGCACACATTTCTGTTGAGGTTTGGTAGTTTACTGAAATATGTTTTTATCTTGGAAAATCTGAAATActttatatttaagcaatatcacacgagtaggagtgctgttgtactgaatatcagcacaACGTTGTTTGCCTTACAGTGTTACAGCTTTATTTTTGCTCTTCTCTAATAAATCGAGGTCAGCTGATTTCATAGGAGCACGACCATTCTTAATTAAACAAAAAGTTATGTCTGGAAACATGTTCATCTTCGGGGGCAAAGTTTGTTGCAAGCTACACAAAGAAATTAATATCAATAACGGTTATTAAAACACCTGTTAAACGGAGTGATACATGTATAGTTAAAATTCCCAGTGCTgttaaactatatatatattagagatgcgcggttggcggttgcaaccgcggactccgcggttaaaccgcggatcgggcgggtgacgtgacaaaaaataatattttaattaaattcgggcggttggcggtttaaccaacgaaattcaaaaatatatacacattgttaaatgtcgttacctacttccaagcacattttgaaataatccaattctcatcaggcagtaaattggcctctctgtctctatcacacacacacacacacacacacacactaacggaagcaaaaaagtttaaattaagtgacgatccgtcccatgtcgcgtctccacaaacctgcaagttatgagacagctctcagtattggaagaagctttaacgtctcgtagatgaaactgcctgggttattttgtttcgtataagttatattttaaaacagccagtcattgtagcctaccactcgtggaatatggaatttcaaagagatgatggagtgatttgactcagaagtgacatcaggcattggcagcgcgagatgtgcagaacaagttaaacttctagcccagtaacatcaacacctaagaaagaaggtaagaaaaatagtcggaaaactttgatttgcaaggcaagcaggcaagtgttgggcttgttacagtagcctatatagccttcaatgcggtgaaatttcggaattaataggctcgagtcggcgtttccttaaaaggctatctttcattttgcaaaaaaaaaaacacagtaggctatattaccatattaaaatggtgtaccaaattgcgttttattacaatgatttgaagtttctccctgtgcatcgatcggagacagacgtcacttcactgataatattctggggataggctatagggctgtcaaaattgctcaaaaatgacattcgaatgttcgtttggaaaaaaatcacgaatcgaactattcgaatatctggttgcctattttgcgcagttgccgtcaatatgtcaataatgcgacaaaaccatggttcaaattagtgggatatatatatatcctataaacagcccagtaacgtggaggcctaatcatgaaaagccacatctttgtatcgcttgcatttcaccaccacacctgcaagcgcgcaaactatagtaatctgaagaagacgcccgcttctgaatgttacaaagtatgctagtggtaacgttccttgctttgcttaccatttatcgaaatcgataaagaaaaaaatgcatgtcgcctacgccttccaccatgccagcgaaagggccagcactacgcaccgttcggattcatgaaaaaaaagctgtctcggactttgccgagaacattgcgttatagcagctttcaccagccagactactagctccctgagctctacttcggatgcttattgaatggcatagccgagctggaatacctatatccaagtacggaaaccccgaggggataaaatacattcgctcttcacaatactagtctgttacacttgtaccgcgggagtgttttttcacattcgaatattatgagggacatcgcgaacagacagaggctcattcacaaagcagatagaggcgcttgtaccgcggaagtgttttttcacattcgaatattaattttcacgttcgaattcgcgtttttggatacatttcgaacgaatattcgaacttcgaatattcgttgacagccctaataggctacaacatagccaataggctttcatactagggactttatcctttaaatatctttgctgcattggatcagtctcctttcaagaacaggcaagaactttctagcctcgcgtcagcagcgcatatgcctaaaaacaacaggcggatggcgggcgggtgcggttttgaaaattggtcaaaaaaattgttgcggatggatggcgggcggatcaagcgttttgtgatgcggttgcggatcaaataatagcccatccgcgcatctctaatatatatgtgtgtgtgtgtgtgtgtgtgtgtgtgtgtgtgtgtgtgtgtgtgtgtgtgtgtgtgtgtgtagttgtggaGCCGAGGTCTGATCCTGGACACCTTTCTGGGGACTGCCAGTCTGCATACTGCCAATTCcgagagggggcggagccacgtGATTGACCTACGAGGTGGCCTATCGCAGCGCTTAGGATCCCAGGGGTGTTGTGTCTACGTGGAGACTTCCTCCAGTGAATGTCTGACTGATCTGTGATTGATTGATAGCTAGATTAGCCGATGGACGGTTGGGAATTCCTGCATCGATTGCGTTTCTAATTGGACCGTTGTTTGGATCCCCAAGAATTGAAGTCATGATTTTTCATAAGCAGCatgtaataaaaacaaataataaatgtttgtCATTATGGTTGATGATAACTTTTTACATGTTACATTAAGGAAAATACTTTCACAATTCTAACTATCAGCAAATATTATGTGGTCAGCCATTGAACAATGAAAAAATTAAGGTTTAACAGactgtggaggtggggcggcgggtctgctggggtggtggggtctgattgcggacaggtgtctgcaatctgacccaatcaggaagtgtgtatttatgtgcctgcttgtctttcagtgagggggggagagagagagaaggaagacgttctctgcgagccagagagagcgtcGTAAGAGCATGAGACGGACGGAAAGAACATTTTGTTCGTgtgacattgtgtttgtttgctcagAAGGGGAAATAAACCGGAGTTCGCTCCATTTTCGCTGGAGAACTGTGTCCTGGCTCGGTCTGTACCAATTCACCCTCTACTCCGACCACTcccccctccagtggctccaACGGATGAAGGATGCCAACGCGAGGATCACCCGGTGGTACCTCGCGTTGCAGCCTTTCAATTTCCGGGTGGCCCACAGGCCGGGGGCGCAGATGGTCgtggcagacttcctctcccgtcccgggggggggagtaggtttACGGCCGGATGGGTCCCCGGCCTGTGACGGGCGATGGGGGtatgtggaggtggggcggcgtctggcctgcagggggagtatggagcaccgggtctgctggggtgatggggtctgatagcggacaggtgtctgcaatctgCAATTGACCAAAAATCGAAAGGAATTCCTTAAAAATTATTTCAAATACACATGTCCTTTTTTGCCAGTAAACCACATTTATGAGGGATGCCACTCATGTAGATCTTACGTTCATACATCAATAGTCCCTGACAGTATGCTGAGTATTGTGTCATTAACACTAGACTACACTAGAGCTACCAGCTATACAACTACAGGTTGTCAAATGGGTGTTCTAGGCTGGTGAATGGTATAGGTTTGCGGGTGGGGACCCACTGGCTTGGGGCATGGTGAGTGAACCAAAGGGTGGAGATCCCGAGCGAGGGATTGCCGACGGTACATCTACAGCCCCATACGATTTATCTATTGTACTAAGGAAAACAAAATGTAAAATCACGgtgatttattaaaaaaaataaaaaaaacgacagttgaATGTGGCTAAATTACCCTTAAAGAAAGTCAGATTGAGATGGAGTTCATACCATTCCTACTCCCTTACATGCTATGATGAGAATAGCAAGTCAAAACTTTAGGTGCAAAAATAcatcattcatcatcatcatagcaTGTCCTCGTGATGCCTGGAGGAGCTTCAGGCCTCCTGTCTTGTAAGCCTTGATGACGGAC from Gadus morhua chromosome 17, gadMor3.0, whole genome shotgun sequence includes these protein-coding regions:
- the LOC115529855 gene encoding calpain-5 isoform X2; translated protein: MPERVQDFQGQSYHKLRRACRRRGALFKDPLFPAAPQSLFYQREPPAGLTWKRPRELCKDPRLFVDGLSTRDLHQGSLGNCWMVAATSCLASEPTLWKKVIPDHRQQEWSPKRPDLYAGLFRFRFWRLGGWTEVVVDDRLPVGRDGALLFCRSATPREFWSALLEKAYAKLNGCYEALEGGNTAEALIDFTGGVSETLTLDPRTLHCHADQQRALYNTLSRANDRRALITCFIRPAEGEAVESVLDCGLVRGHAYGVTALRKVWKGDNLLSRNGMSRLLMIRMRNPWGTTDWTGAWSQRSDEWQQLNCPEREKMGIQVRDVGEFWMEFGDFCRYFTDVVLCRLVEKARLWSGSHWREESCFGEWAPAPGGSLDHGAVLRSRGPTACPRPAGGGRRDGRQRGGRKEPRLGERRRAVARGGGKERVVKEKAGGANEEESQGRWSKEEEEESQSVEVEGEWGACVDKRSRCGGCINHMETFLHNPQFLLEVRGREEEVLICLQQEDRRRRRREGRGENLPIGFEVLKVEVNRSSRVQCPTEQEASSIYMDSRSVTLRGTLPSGRYAVLPTTFLPGASGRFLLRVFSHAHLHLRELNEDLPSPSSFQCCLPEPWVVTTVHLQRAEVLSRTKYTAPDVYAVVRCEDRVVRTRVHEQNSSPEFNLRTIFYRRQPRAHISVELWSRGLILDTFLGTASLHTANSERGRSHVIDLRGGLSQRLGSQGCCVYVETSSSECLTDL
- the LOC115529855 gene encoding calpain-5 isoform X1, with the translated sequence MPERVQDFQGQSYHKLRRACRRRGALFKDPLFPAAPQSLFYQREPPAGLTWKRPRELCKDPRLFVDGLSTRDLHQGSLGNCWMVAATSCLASEPTLWKKVIPDHRQQEWSPKRPDLYAGLFRFRFWRLGGWTEVVVDDRLPVGRDGALLFCRSATPREFWSALLEKAYAKLNGCYEALEGGNTAEALIDFTGGVSETLTLDPRTLHCHADQQRALYNTLSRANDRRALITCFIRPAEGEAVESVLDCGLVRGHAYGVTALRKVWKGDNLLSRNGMSRLLMIRMRNPWGTTDWTGAWSQRSDEWQQLNCPEREKMGIQVRDVGEFWMEFGDFCRYFTDVVLCRLVEKARLWSGSHWREESCFGEWAPAPGGSLDHGAVLRSRGPTACPRPAGGGRRDGRQRGGRKEPRLGERRRAVARGGGKERVVKEKAGGANEEESQGRWSKEEEEESQSVEVEGEWGACVDKRSRCGGCINHMETFLHNPQFLLEVRGREEEVLICLQQEDRRRRRREGRGENLPIGFEVLKVEVNRSSRVQCPTEQEASSIYMDSRSVTLRGTLPSGRYAVLPTTFLPGASGRFLLRVFSHAHLHLRYPRPPPPQVPTPTSSSGTHAHLLLRYPRPPPPQVPTPTSCSGTHAHLLLRYPRPPPPQVPTATSTRTSTSGTHAHLMLRYPRPPPAQVPTPTSTSGTHAHLHLRYPRPPPPQVPTPTSTSGTHAHLQLRYPRPPPRAPPPQVPTRTSTSAAHAHLHFRYPRPPPPQLLTHYSTSGNNNNKIIHSIYIALFNDRKTLTVKGAT